The genomic region AGCGATGCGCACTTCACTCATATCGGCTTTGCTTCTGCGAGAACCCGGACACGCACGCTTTCCGGGAAATCACCCGGTGTCAGCAGATGCACGGACGTGCCCAGCAGCATCTGCTCGAGCGCGTCCTGAAGCCCTCCGAGTGACAGGAGAGTGCTGCCTGGAAGCGCATCCACCAGAATATCGAGATCGCTGTCCAGACGATCCTCGCCGCGTGCCACGGAGCCGAAGACGCGCGGGTTCGCCGCATTGAAGCGCCCTGCGACGTCACGGATCGCCTGCCTATTTTTCTCCAGCACTTCCGATGGCTTCATGGCCAAACTCGCTCCAGATGCCGCCACCATACCGCAACAAGAAAGAAAAAAGAACTCAAGCCTTCGTCCCGAACAACCGCAGCCGCATGATACCGCCGTCCGGGTGCATCGCCAGCCTGACGTGGGTGACCGGGCCGATGTCGGCCAGTGCCTCGCTGCCGAATGGATGGATGTGATCCATCTGCAGCTTGGTGCGTGGCAGGAGCGGCTTCCACTGTTCGGAGGCGGCGATATCGGCCTCCGTCAGGCTATCGCCGAGGTCGGGCAGATAGGCGCCGAGGATCTCGCACGTATCGGGGAAATTGCCCTTGTAGAATGCCGTGTCAACGATGGCGCGATGGATTCTTCCGGCATGGCCGAGGCGGATGATTGCCCAGTCATGGCCGGGCCCGCGGCGACGCTTGGTTTCCCAGCCATCGCCCATATTGACACCGCGGCCCGGGCCGAGGAGCTTGTCCGGATGGCCGTAATGGGCGTCGGACCAGGCCAGTGCCTTGGCACCGTGGAAGACATAGGCAAGATCGATTTCCTCGGAAGCACCCACCTTCGACCAATCGAAATAGGCTGTGCCGTAGACCCGCAGCCGGGCAATGCCGCCGTCCGGATAGATGTGCAGCCGCAGATGCGTCCAGACCCTCTGCTTGTCGTCTGTCTCGAAGAAGTGGTGGGCGCTCGGGCCGAGCGGCGATTTTGCCAGCAGTTCCGTCCACGCGGTCGTTGCATCGGGCTCGCCTGCCTCGACGAAGGCCGCCTCGATGGAGCAATGGGGCGGATAGTTGCCGGTGAAGTAGCCGGTATCGACGTCGAAGCCGAAGATCTTGCCCGGCATGGCAAGGCGAATGATCGCCCAGTCGTGGCCAGCAACGCGCTTGCGGCGACTTTCCCAGCCATCCATCCACTTGCCGTTGTCGTCATAAGCCGTCGCATCCCAATGGGGCGACTCGTCCTGGAGCATGCGGCTGAGCGGCGCGAAGAATTCGTCGGAGACATCGATACCCTTGGCACCGAGGCGGGCGGAGGCAAGGTTGATGGCACCCTCGGTGAAGGATGGCATGTCGGGCAGGTCGATGTAGGTCATTCAAGTCTCCGGAAGCATGGTTTTAAGGCGCAGCAGGGCAATTTTCTCCACCTGCACGCAAGCGGTCGCGAACTCCGTGTCGCGGTCGTTGTTGATACGCATCTCGAACGCATCGAGTATGTCGTCCCTGGTCAGCCCCTTGACGGCGATGATGAAGGGAAAGCCGAATTTCGAAACGTAGGCCTTGTTCAGTTCGGAAAAGCGGGCGTGTTCCTCCGGGCTCAGCCGGTCGAGCCCCGCCCCCGCCTGTTCCTGCCGGCTCTCCATCGTCAGCTTGCCGGCAATGGCCAGCTTGCCGGCGAGATCGGGATGCGCCCGCAGCACCGCCAGACGCTCGGCATCGGTGGCGTCACGAAACACCGATACCATGGCGCCATGAATACCGGTGGCCGTCAGCGGCTCCTTGATGATGCCGGCATCGACCGCACGCTCGGCGATGTAGGGCGAATGCTCGAAAACGCCGCCGAAGCGCGTCACGAAGTCGTAGCGCATGATCATCTACAGCGTTCCCGGCTGGTGGTGCGCGTGCCAATGGCGGGCGATCTCGATACGCTGCGGGATCCAGACCTTCTCATGGCCGAGGACATATTCGATGAACCGCTTCAGGGCCGCGGCACGCGCCGGACGGCCAACGAGGCGACAGTGCAGCCCGACAGAGAGCATCTTCGCGCTACCGACCTTGCCTTCCTGATAGAGCGTGTCGAAGGCATCCTTCAGATAGGAGAAGAACTGGTCGCCCGAGTTGAAGCCCTGCGGGGTCGCAAAACGCATGTCGTTGGTATCGAGCGTGTAGGGGATGACAAGGAAGGGCTTCTGGTCGATGCCTTTCACCCAGTAGGGCAGATCGTCCGCATAGCTGTCGGAAGAGTAAAGGAAACCGCCCTCCTCCATGACCAGCCGCAGCGTGTTGTCGGACGGTTTGCCCTGGTACATTCCGTATGGCCGCTCGCCGGTCAGTTCCGTATGCAGTCGCACAGCTTCGACGATGTGCTTGCGCTCGACCTCCTCCGGAAAATCCTTGTATTCGAGCCACCTGTAGCCGTGGCTGGCAATTTCCCAGCCCGCCTCCTTCATCGCTGCTACGGCCTCCGGGTTACGCGCCATGGCCATCGTCACGCCGTAAACGGTCGCCTGGACATTGAGATCGGTAAACATCCGCCACAACCGCCAGAATCCGGCCCTCGAGCCGTATTCGTAGATCGATTCCATGTTCAGATTGCGCTGGTTGGGCCAGGCTGCCGCGCCGACGATTTCCGAGAGAAGATTTTCCGAGGCCGGATCACCGTCGAGAATGGAGCTTTCACCGCCTTCCTCGTAGTTGATGACGAACTGGACCGCGATATGCGCGTCACCCGGCCATTTCGGATCCGGCGTTGTCCGGCCATAGCCTATCAGATCGCGCGGATAGATATCGGATACCATCGAACCACCTCATGAAGTCCGGCTGACGGTAAGCATCGAAAGCGGAGTTGTCGAGACGGAAAGTGAGCGCCTGCAGCATGTCAGACGACGGTTTGTCAGGCGGATTTCCGCGCACTGACCTTGCCCATCGGATGCAGCGAGTGGACGCGGAACGGACCGTCGTTGCTCTCTTCCATCATCAGCGCGATATTGGAGACGAGAATCGGTTCAGCCAGAACAGGCTCGAAGAGATCGCGCAGGACCCGTTCCATACGCGGCATGTCTGCTGAATGCACTGGTCCCGTCAGCGCCATCCTGAAACGGAATTCATCCATCACGTCGGCGCATCCCCAACGATGGAGGTTGGCGAACTGCGTCGCCGACAGCAGGTCGGGATCGCATCGATCGATTTCCGCCTCGGTCAGCGGTGCGCGGAAATGATCGAACTCCTGCGTCAGCGCCGAAGCGAGATAATTCAGCGCACTGAGCGGATAAGACGGCACGAGGCCAAAGGCATTGCCGAGCCGTGCGACTTCGAGGCGCGGGATTTGAAACGGCTCGAATGTCCCTGAATAGCGCATGAGGTCGCGCAGCAAAGCGGCTTCAGCCGTTGGCTCGGCCAGTCGGAACGGTGCTTTCAGCGCTGCATGGAATCCATAGCGACGCGGCAGGGCGGTCTGAAAGGCGACCTCGCGCAGGCCGAGACCGCCGATCTCCGGCTCCTCGACCCGTTCGCCCGTATAGACGTTCCGACCAAGCCAGCTCGCAGCAACCATCGTCAGCGGATCGCGCGGAGGCGGTGTAAATCCAATGATATAGCGCATGATCCCTCCTCCGGGCCGCGGCCACACGGATAGGTCCATGCGCAACGATGCAGATAAGCGATTTGCGTGACAGAATGACGAAGCGCGGCCGGCAAACTTCACGCAGTGCGCGAAGCCACGCGAATATGATTCACCAAGGTGAAGCTTTCGGGCATTTCAGATGCGAAAGCCGGAGCACCGGAGATCTCGCCGATGGCAATGGCAGCAAGCCGGTGTGCCAATCCGAAGGTGATCTTGAAGCCGCCGGTCAAAGCGATCAATGAAGGGTGATCCGGATGCGGCCCTACCATCGGATCGCGATCGATGGCTTTCGGGCGTAAGCCTGCCCATCGCTCCACGAGTTCCGCTTGCGCTAGCAGCGGCACCATGGCTCGCACGGATGCCAGCAGGGTGTCGAGCAGCGCATCGGTCGACAGGGGATCGTCGAACTGGTTTTCGCTTGTGCTGCCCACTGCCACATGACCGCCCTCGTGCGGCACGATGTAAAGACCGTCGCGAAAGATGACAGGGAGATTGGGGTCGACATCCACCTTCAAAAGCGCTGCCTGTCCCTTGACGGCCTGCCCCAGCGGCTTTTGCAGATGCGCAGTCAACTGTCCCAGCAGCGGAAAGGCAGCATGCCCGGCCGACAGGATGCAATGTCCGAAGCGAATTTCGCCTGCCGTGGTATGCGCCAAGCCGCGGACAGGATCGAGGCCCTCGACTGCCACGCCCTCGAGGATGCGGACATGCCGCCCGCGTCGCAGGAAGGCCGACAAAACCGCGATCAGCCCACGCGGCGCGACCCGCGCGGCCAGCGTGTCATGCACAAAGCCGCTTTCCCCCGATGCCGGATCGATCCAGCCTTCGCCGGGATCGTCGATGACATTCCAGTGGAATTGCCGGCCACCCTCGCGCCAGTTGGCATCGGCGTCTCGCGAATGTCCTTCGGCGATCTTGCGCAAGTGTGGCTTCGGCAAGGGGATGAAACGACCGGAGCGGCGATAGCCGGCTGACAGGCCGGTTTGGAACTCTAGTTCGGAGATATCGCCTTCGAGCGCCACGAGCGAGGCCAGCTGGAACTGCTTCTTGTTGTCCCAGCGATCCGGCATGTAGGGCATCAATGCGCCGAGCACGCCACCGCTGGCTCCGGAGCCGAGAAGACCGCTATCGACCAGCAGCGTCTCGATGCCCTGGCGTTC from Rhizobium tumorigenes harbors:
- the alc gene encoding allantoicase, translating into MTYIDLPDMPSFTEGAINLASARLGAKGIDVSDEFFAPLSRMLQDESPHWDATAYDDNGKWMDGWESRRKRVAGHDWAIIRLAMPGKIFGFDVDTGYFTGNYPPHCSIEAAFVEAGEPDATTAWTELLAKSPLGPSAHHFFETDDKQRVWTHLRLHIYPDGGIARLRVYGTAYFDWSKVGASEEIDLAYVFHGAKALAWSDAHYGHPDKLLGPGRGVNMGDGWETKRRRGPGHDWAIIRLGHAGRIHRAIVDTAFYKGNFPDTCEILGAYLPDLGDSLTEADIAASEQWKPLLPRTKLQMDHIHPFGSEALADIGPVTHVRLAMHPDGGIMRLRLFGTKA
- a CDS encoding DUF1045 domain-containing protein, yielding MRYIIGFTPPPRDPLTMVAASWLGRNVYTGERVEEPEIGGLGLREVAFQTALPRRYGFHAALKAPFRLAEPTAEAALLRDLMRYSGTFEPFQIPRLEVARLGNAFGLVPSYPLSALNYLASALTQEFDHFRAPLTEAEIDRCDPDLLSATQFANLHRWGCADVMDEFRFRMALTGPVHSADMPRMERVLRDLFEPVLAEPILVSNIALMMEESNDGPFRVHSLHPMGKVSARKSA
- the uraD gene encoding 2-oxo-4-hydroxy-4-carboxy-5-ureidoimidazoline decarboxylase; the protein is MIMRYDFVTRFGGVFEHSPYIAERAVDAGIIKEPLTATGIHGAMVSVFRDATDAERLAVLRAHPDLAGKLAIAGKLTMESRQEQAGAGLDRLSPEEHARFSELNKAYVSKFGFPFIIAVKGLTRDDILDAFEMRINNDRDTEFATACVQVEKIALLRLKTMLPET
- a CDS encoding nucleotidyltransferase family protein — its product is MKPSEVLEKNRQAIRDVAGRFNAANPRVFGSVARGEDRLDSDLDILVDALPGSTLLSLGGLQDALEQMLLGTSVHLLTPGDFPESVRVRVLAEAKPI
- a CDS encoding NAD(P)/FAD-dependent oxidoreductase yields the protein MPRAVNPAKPAGQSSNALLIVGGGIMGLWAAVHAERQGIETLLVDSGLLGSGASGGVLGALMPYMPDRWDNKKQFQLASLVALEGDISELEFQTGLSAGYRRSGRFIPLPKPHLRKIAEGHSRDADANWREGGRQFHWNVIDDPGEGWIDPASGESGFVHDTLAARVAPRGLIAVLSAFLRRGRHVRILEGVAVEGLDPVRGLAHTTAGEIRFGHCILSAGHAAFPLLGQLTAHLQKPLGQAVKGQAALLKVDVDPNLPVIFRDGLYIVPHEGGHVAVGSTSENQFDDPLSTDALLDTLLASVRAMVPLLAQAELVERWAGLRPKAIDRDPMVGPHPDHPSLIALTGGFKITFGLAHRLAAIAIGEISGAPAFASEMPESFTLVNHIRVASRTA
- the puuE gene encoding allantoinase PuuE, giving the protein MVSDIYPRDLIGYGRTTPDPKWPGDAHIAVQFVINYEEGGESSILDGDPASENLLSEIVGAAAWPNQRNLNMESIYEYGSRAGFWRLWRMFTDLNVQATVYGVTMAMARNPEAVAAMKEAGWEIASHGYRWLEYKDFPEEVERKHIVEAVRLHTELTGERPYGMYQGKPSDNTLRLVMEEGGFLYSSDSYADDLPYWVKGIDQKPFLVIPYTLDTNDMRFATPQGFNSGDQFFSYLKDAFDTLYQEGKVGSAKMLSVGLHCRLVGRPARAAALKRFIEYVLGHEKVWIPQRIEIARHWHAHHQPGTL